The Styela clava chromosome 2, kaStyClav1.hap1.2, whole genome shotgun sequence genome contains a region encoding:
- the LOC120336313 gene encoding cell division cycle protein 20 homolog gives MTSQYDFENEVNSLLRLDAPIKSGPMPRWQRKNLNVPGCNSSGNTSIPLSPLKISNHSLSKSIINSPSSFLTPSSAKCKTPRAKSKTPTRGLSLNKTPSRGDRYIPNRQATNFELGQYKLTSENDIPSNHADTSISEEYKKLLKENLKQLHQSSANEDKIFAFKDKPMHAEGYQNSSKVLYSSTKKNPTSRKKNRYIPSTSEQVLDAPQLLDDYYLNLIDWSSTNILAVALGESVYLFNTNTGDIQLLLTMNNPEDYICSLSWATDGRHIAVGTSNAEVQLWDVTATKRLRNMTGHAARVGSLAWNEAILASGSRDGFIHFHDVRIANHLVHSNQGHAQEVCGLEWSPDQKYLASGGNDNMVNVWDERAIQPLYSFSEHQSAVKAIAWCPWQSHILASGGGSADRHIRFWNSYTGSMINAIDTKSQVCALKWSSNYKELVSSHGYSQNQITIWSYPSMRRVQDLLGHKERVLYLAMSPDETTVCSGAADESLRMWKCFAPEEKSNKKSVLEPSSTKGSSRVAACMSIR, from the exons ATGACCTCACAATACGACTTTGAAAATGAAGTCAATAGCTTGCTCAGGCTGGATGCTCCAATTAAAAGTGGACCAATGCCGAGGTGGcaaagaaaaaatttgaatgtgcCAGGTTGCAACTCCAGTGGCAATACAAG CATTCCCCTCAGTCCACTGAAGATTTCCAATCATTCGCTGAGTAAAAGCATCATCAATTCTCCAAGTTCATTTCTCACACCTAGTTCTGCAAAATGTAAAACTCCTAGAG CAAAATCGAAAACTCCGACCAGGGGTTTGAGCCTGAATAAAACTCCGAGTCGGGGAGATCGATATATCCCTAACAGACAAGCAACAAATTTTGAACTTGGTCAATACAAACTTACATCCGAAAATG ATATACCCAGTAATCATGCTGATACTTCAATCTCTGAAGAATATAAGAAattattaaaagaaaatttgaaacaattacACCAAAGCAGTGCaaatgaagataaaatttttgcaTTCAAAGATAAGCCAATGCACGCGGAAGGTTATCAAAATTCGAGCAAG GTGTTATACAGTTCAACCAAGAAAAATCCAAcaagtagaaaaaaaaatagatacaTTCCTTCAACATCAGAACAAGTTCTTGATGCTCCTCAGTTGTTGGATGATTATT ATTTAAATCTCATCGATTGGAGTTCAACAAATATACTTGCTGTGGCTTTGGGTGAAAGTGTTTATCTATTCAACACAAATACTGGTGACATCCAATTGCTATTAACAATGAATAATCCAGAAGATTACATATGCTCGTTGAGTTGGGCCACAGATGGACGACACATTGCAGTTGGAACAAGCAATGCTGAAGTTCAG CTCTGGGATGTCACTGCTACTAAGCGTCTCCGTAACATGACAGGTCATGCTGCCCGTGTTGGATCTCTCGCTTGGAATGAAGCAATATTAGCCAG TGGTTCAAGAGATggattcattcattttcatgaTGTTCGAATTGCAAATCATTTGGTTCATAGTAATCAGGGTCATGCACAG GAAGTGTGTGGGTTGGAATGGTCACCTGACCAAAAATATCTTGCTAGTGGAGGAAATGACAATATGGTTAATGTTTGGGATGAAAGAGCTATACAACCTCTATATTCATTTTCGGAACACCAGTCTGCTGTGAAG GCTATTGCATGGTGCCCGTGGCAATCCCATATATTGGCAAGTGGGGGAGGAAGTGCTGATAGGCACATCAGATTCTGGAATTCATATACTGGATCAATGATAAATGCAATTGACACAAAGTCACAG GTATGTGCATTGAAATGGTCATCAAACTACAAAGAACTAGTTTCATCCCACGGCTACTCACAGAACCAAATCACAATATGGTCATATCCCTCAATGCGACGTGTGCAAGATTTATTGGGTCATAAAGAGCGG gTTTTGTATCTTGCTATGAGTCCTGATGAAACGACTGTATGTTCTGGTGCAGCGGATGAGAGTTTGCGAATGTGGAAATGCTTTGCTCCTGAGGAGAAATCAAATAAAAAGTCAGTTTTGGAACCAAGTTCAACAAAAGGGAGCAGCAGAGTTGCCGCCTGCATGTCTATTCGTTGA
- the LOC120335582 gene encoding calcyphosin-like protein, with amino-acid sequence MAGTARHDREMKVKAEQQLKTTNNPIEKLRFQCLSRGSSGIKGLGRTFRIMDDDGNKKIDFKEFKKGLRDYGVDIEPEEVQEMYNAFDRDGSGSIDFDEFLVSLRPPISKARKNLIQKAFRKLDKTGDGVITVEDLRGVYNASHHPKYQNGEWTEDQVFRTFLDSFDTPGDADGEVTYDEFFNYYVGVSASIDHDAYFDVMMRKAWKL; translated from the exons ATGGCTGGAACTGCTAGGCATGATCGGGAAATGAAGGTTAAAGCTGAACAGCAGCTGAAAACTACAAATAATCCCATTGAAAAGTTGAGGTTTCAGTGTCTTTCTCGTGGATCAAGTGGAATCAAAGGACTGGGAAG AACATTCCGGATAATGGATGATGATGGTAACAAGAAGATAGATTTCAAGGAGTTTAAGAAGGGTTTACGAGATTATGGAGTTGATATTGAACCAGAGGAAGTTCAGGAAATGTACAATGCTTTTGACAGAGATGGGTCTGGGTCAATCGATTTCGATGAGTTTTTAGTGAGTTTGAGG CCACCTATTTCGAAAGCGAGGAAAAATCTCATACAGAAAGCTTTTCGAAAACTAGATAAAACAGGTGATGGAGTTATCACTGTAGAAGATTTGCGTGGCGTTTATAATGCATCGCATCATCCGAAATACCAAAATGGTGAATGGACTGAAGATCAAGTGTTTAGAACATTTCTCGATAGTTTTGACACACCAGGGGATGCCGATGGCGAG GTGACATACGATGAATTCTTCAATTACTATGTTGGTGTGAGTGCTTCAATTGACCATGATGCCTACTTTGACGTAATGATGCGGAAAGCATGGAAATTGTAA
- the LOC120336441 gene encoding uncharacterized protein LOC120336441, with the protein MKTTPGLLEFIFIAAIVIETTFFTFSEGVSAKCTTHDPGRYAFSDCSNEMYHKSICETKCKPGYKLKGPSRMMCWCKNRNCKWTGKRASCERTACQVPDDDTGFMNFIDIWDDGFASLIQFNNISSTPDSEFGWSVVVIFDKPLGETATVMTWNFEQTSASYDGQAFTFVNAKHNTKLSSFVTKDNRLSALIVVQKVIGNIPKAAYVGMYQKRVKDATCLAASKMPQIQRIDSAIAYNKPVKIEQSTATKSVVSTKHTPLSTPNAIEKSTTAKPNFEVTSKTTQKPENQMTKAAIIATNEETTHVSSDLTSKTTQSTNVPVITTVKIPVGDFCVLQTHDTCYITDDSWEDGGKNYFSGNVALRSPSDLDDWSMVVVFEEVVDKIETWACRVLDNSEDGFIWTFGPHPWNTKLYGGESDIRFIATQAYSTVDNPNAQVYLCSNTFTSGDAVMSSPNKKPAAEVHMEETTRSPFITLSSMTTTTETTAATRPSARCSPSSPNGRPVKRAEQIRLNFKENNDETKYNYNELLHKSILFYEAQRSGELPDRNRIPWRGDSALKDGCDIGVDLTGGWYDAGDYVKFNFPMAYSLTVLAWGGIEFRDAYEDAGELENMINAILWPTKYFIKTHISKYELVGQIGHGQTDHNYWGRSEQMNIKRPTYIISDKNPGTELAAEVAAGLAAASVFLRPTHPDISNEALQHSKEIYEFGNKYRGTYHLSIPDVSRYYKSYSGYQDELVWAAAWLYKATNDTSYLHAAIKFHDRMGGKHATAPMFSWDNKLPGAQALLAKLTGKADFRIPLSKHLEKMQREKRTPQGLVYLSEWGTNRHAANEALLAIMGANLDPPLPRHKTYLNWAKKQIGLILGDDGRSYVVGFGVNPPKRAHHSSSNCPPYPERCDWTTYHSPKPNHYVLYGAIVGGPNEKGVYGDNRGVYEETEVACDYNAGYQSAIAGLKHFAMKNRLLSTTEPPTTAEATSKLSTPELKLKSSKIKIVLSKNLNKKQQCRPRRSKKCIKARWAARKLQ; encoded by the exons ATGAAGACGACGCCAGGGCTCCTCGAGTTCATTTTTATAGCTGCCATTGTCATAGAAACAACGTTTTTTACGTTTTCTGAAG GTGTTTCGGCCAAATGTACAACACACGATCCAGGACGCTATGCATTCTCTGACTGCTCAAATGAAATGTATCATAAATCAATTTGTGAAACAAAATGTAAACCAGGATACAAATTAAAAGGGCCATCGCGCATGATGTGTTGGTGTAAAAATAGAAATTGCAAGTGGACAGGAAAAAGAGCTTCTTGTGAAC GAACGGCATGTCAAGTTCCTGATGATGATACGGGATTCatgaattttattgatatttgggATGATGGATTTGCTAGTTTAATACAATTCAACAATATTTCTTCAACTCCAGATTCTGAATTTGGTTGGTCGGTTGTTGTCATATTTGATAAACCACTTGGAGAG ACAGCGACCGTGATGACATGGAATTTCGAGCAGACATCTGCGTCATATGACGGTCAAGCATTCACTTTTGTAAACGCGAAACATAATACTAAGCTATCAAGCTTTGTCACAAAAGATAATCGTTTGTCAGCTCTTATCGTTGTACAAAAAGTGATAGGCAACATCCCCAAAGCAG CCTACGTTGGAATGTATCAGAAACGAGTGAAAGATGCAACTTGCCTCGCTGCGTCAAAAATGCCGCAAATACAGCGAATCGATAGTGCAATAGCTTATAATAAACCTGTAAAAATAGAACAGTCAACAGCAACCAAGTCAGTCGTCTCCACCAAGCATACTCCACTGTCAACACCAAATGCAATCGAGAAATCTACAACCGCCAAGCCAAATTTTGAAGTAACATCCAAAACAACTCAAAAACCCGAAAATCAAATGACGAAGGCGGCTATTATTGCCACCAATGAAGAAACTACACATGTCAGCTCGGACTTAACGTCTAAAACTACTCAATCGACAAATGTTCCTGTTATCACCACAGTTAAAATTCCTGTTGGGGATTTTTGCGTTT tacaAACTCACGATACCTGTTACATCACCGACGATAGTTGGGAAGACGGTGGGAAAAACTACTTCAGTGGAAACGTTGCTCTTCGATCTCCTAGCGATTTAGATGACTGGTCTATGGTGGTTGTTTTCGAGGAGGTTGTGGATAAAATTGAG ACCTGGGCATGTCGTGTTCTAGATAATTCTGAAGATGGTTTCATTTGGACCTTTGGGCCACATCCATGGAATACAAAGTTATATGGGGGAGAAAGCGATATCAGATTTATTGCTACACAGGCGTATTCCACGGTTGATAATCCAAACG CCCAAGTTTACCTCTGTTCAAACACGTTTACATCTGGCGATGCTGTGATGTCAAGTCCCAACAAAAAGCCTGCTGCAGAAGTTCATATGGAAGAAACTACGCGTAGTCCATTTATAACAC TTTCTTCGATGACGACAACTACCGAGACGACTGCAGCAACACGTCCATCAGCAAGATGCTCTCCCAGTTCTCCAAATGGTCGCCCGGTTAAGAGGGCAGAGCAAATTAGACTGAATTTCAAAGAAAACAATG ATGAAACAAAGTACAATTACAACGAGCTCCTTCACAAGTCGATATTGTTTTACGAAGCACAGCGATCTGGTGAGCTTCCAGATAGAAACAGAATACCGTGGCGTGGCGATTCAGCCCTGAAAGATGGATGCGATATTGGTGTAGATCTTACTGGTGGATGGTATGATG CTGGTGACTACGTGAAGTTCAACTTTCCAATGGCATATTCGTTGACTGTGCTGGCATGGGGAGGAATAGAATTTCGAGACGCATACGAAGATGCCGGAGAACTGGAGAATATGATCAACGCAATATTATGGCCAACCAAATACTTTATTAAAACTCATATCTCAAAATATGAATTGGTCGGACAG ATAGGACACGGACAGACAGACCATAATTATTGGGGAAGATCTGAACAAATGAACATAAAAAGACCAACATACATCATTTCGGATAAAAACCCTGGCACCGAACTTGCTGCTGAAGTGGCAGCGGGTCTCGCAGCAGCCTCTGTATTTTTACGACCAACTCATCCCGACATTTCCAATGAAGCCCTACAACACTCCAAAGAAATTTATGAATTTGGTAACAAGTATCG AGGAACTTATCACTTGTCTATACCCGACGTTTCAAGATATTATAAATCATATTCCGGATATCAGGATGAATTAGTATGGGCAGCAGCTTGGTTATATAAGGCTACAAATGATACCAGTTATCTCCATGCAGCAATTAAATTTCATGACAGAATGGGAGGGAAACATGCGACGGCTCCAATGTTTTCGTGGGATAACAAACTTCCTGGAGCGCAG GCTTTGTTAGCGAAACTTACTGGAAAAGCAGATTTTAGAATCCCACTTTCAAAGCATTTAGAAAAGATGCAAAGAGAGAAACGAACGCCACAGGGACTAGTATATTTATCCGAATGGGGAACTAATAGACATGCCG CAAATGAGGCTCTATTGGCAATAATGGGCGCAAACCTGGACCCTCCACTTCCTCGTCATAAGACATATCTCAATTGGGCAAAAAAGCAAATAGGATTGATACTGGGTGACGATGGAAGAAGTTATGTCGTAGGATTCGGAGTAAATCCACCTAAGAGGGCTCATCATTCGTCCAG TAACTGCCCGCCATATCCTGAAAGATGTGACTGGACGACGTATCATTCTCCAAAACCTAATCACTATGTTTTGTATGGCGCAATCGTCGGCGGTCCAAATGAGAAAGGCGTGTACGGTGATAATAGAGGAGTTTATGAAGAGACTGAAGTTGCGTGTGATTACAATGCCGGCTATCAGTCAGCAATAGCAG GATTGAAACATTTTGCGATGAAAAATCGACTGCTATCAACAACGGAGCCACCAACGACTGCAGAAGCAACGAGCAAGCTTTCTACCCCCGAGTTGAAATTAAAATCCTCAAAGATCAAAATAGTACTTTCTaagaatttgaacaaaaaacaacaatgcCGCCCTCGGCGTAGCAAAAAATGCATCAAGGCCAGATGGGCTGCGCGAAAATTGCAGTAA